AGGTAGAGGTGGATGTGAGTTTCCATGCGGTACTGatgtttcttttcttccttttgtaTAAGTTATCTGAATTTAAAGCCTAAATATTTGACTTGAATAAGCCAGTGGAAAAATGTTCTGGATCAGTTTCCTCTTCTATCTCTCGCTTCTCTATTAGAACTGTTTCAGAAACGTATCATTGCGTGTTTTCTACTTGTGCGGATTCAATGATAATGCTTTGATTCTCAGTTGAACTTTTTTGTACTGATAAGGTCTACTAGGAAGCATGTTCACATTTGCCATTGAAAACTTAGGATAATCATGACAAATTCTAATTTTTGTGATAAGGTCTACTAGGTAACCAGCCTGATCAGAATTTTAACTATGATGCAAATATATATTGGATTTTCTAGCTTGTATGCTACCAGGCACTCCTAGTCTCCGGTATCTTAGCCTATCCAATTTGGATCAGTCAATTTTAGACATTGATTGCATGCTTTTGGAGCTTGCATGCAGaatttgattgtaaagttgttgaATATGAATACTCTGCagactttcatgaataaatttgcaaCATGCTATAGAACTCTTGATAATTCATGATTGGACAtcttgaaataaaaataaaaataaaataaatactagACCTTCAAATTTACATGCTTGTTCCTACAAAGTACGAGTTCCATATTGATACCTGTAGATTTTGGGCTTTACATAAGATTGGTTCGAGGCATCTAAACATTCCATTTTGAAGCTTAAGGTCAATACCAAGCTTCATAATTGACAATAAATATTACATTCTTTATGTTTGAATAATTTCATATGAAGCAACGGTTGCCGAGTTCCCTGGCAATAGCAGAGCACTACTATCTGGCTTTTTTATATGGAGCATGCTCCCAGATTCCTGATACATCAGAACAAGcacaagttttcaaagcaatctggaaagtattttatgttttatgttcttttaggGAAAAGAATGTGCAACCCAATTGCTCGCATTTTGCAAATTGCCCTTAGTCTTGGCATCCAATTGATGTCATAATTCTGCCACTAATACAAGTATTTAATTGAAAAATTGCTGTAACACCATTCTGATGGCGGGCCCTACCACATGGTATTCAATGGGAACCCAGTCTTATGTCAACAGAGTAAAAAAAATATACCTATTTTCTCTATCTACCTTATTTCCCAAGGCTGATTCATTATACTCACTGAAATTTGTTTACATTCTTTATGTTGCAGCTCGTTTCTCTCCAGATGACAAGTATTCTAGACAGCGGGTTCTATTGAAAAAGCGATTCGGGTTGCTTCCGACCCAGCAACCACCTCCAAAGTACTGAGTTTCTGCGCTTTGCAGTTGCATTATCGCAAAGCAGTATTTGCAGTAAGTGCACATCATACGTTTCAGAATGGTTGTACTTGACAGGATATTACTTGTTGATGCATAAAACTGTAGATCATGCTGGTTATGCACTATTTTTTAGTAAACTTCATGCATGTGATAAGACTACTAAATGAGCATACTTAGGAGTGCCATATActtaaaacatttttcttgaaacttCTAAGGTAGTGAGTTTCTTTCAGCAGTTTGTAATAAATATGAATGTGACTGCGCACAGTCCATTAGGCAAATGAGGTTCTGGCCTGTTTCTGATTCCCTTCAGTTTGCTGTCTTAAGAACTTACTGTTAATTAGCCCCTTAGTTCTACCTAAGGCCTTTCGGTGAACAGATATATTGGATCTGGAAAGCAATATCTTGACCGAACTAAGCCACAGTTTTACGTATGTGTTCTCATTTGAAAGTCTAGTTTATCGAGGCGTATAGCAAAGGAAATTATGGATCGGATGAGATATACGGCTAAATTATTGCTGTGTCATCTGTTTGGACATCAATTTGAAAAGGCTGAAGTGTATTCACTCGGCTGGCTGAATCTGCCGACACACACCACCGGTCCTTTTGCTTTAGGAATTAGTTCGTTTGTAGTATCTGGTCCTGTACCTGTACAATCCTCTTTACTTGCAATG
The window above is part of the Musa acuminata AAA Group cultivar baxijiao chromosome BXJ1-1, Cavendish_Baxijiao_AAA, whole genome shotgun sequence genome. Proteins encoded here:
- the LOC103992599 gene encoding H/ACA ribonucleoprotein complex subunit 3-like protein — protein: MYLQFYINENGDKVYTTKKESPLGMATQSAHPARFSPDDKYSRQRVLLKKRFGLLPTQQPPPKY